The genomic interval GATTGCAAACTGTGTATATCTCCACTGTCGGAGTTTATGTTGATCATTGATGTTACCGGGCCGTTTTTAGAGCTTTCTACTAATGAATATGTGATCCGGGCATTATCACCTACATCAGGATCTAAAGCAGATACTGTATAAATAACAGCTCCGATCTGACTGTTCTCTTTCACATAAACATTAATGACGGACTCTGGAAAGCGCGGCGCGTTGTCATTCACATCAGACACGTGTACAGTAATGACACTGGTACTAGAAAGAGGCGGAGTCCCTTCATCACTAGCTATGATGGTCACATTATATGCATGCGCGCTCTCTCTGTCTAGAGGACCGTTAACAACTAAAGTATAGTAATTTTTGAAGGAATTCTGTACTTTAAAAGGAACAGAGCCCTGAAGTTTTAAATCGACTTGCCCGTTTTTACCAGAATCATTATCTGTAATGGTTATCATTCCAACCATGGTATTAATAGGAGCATCTTCCTTAACCGTATTTACTAAAGACGTCACAGAAATTTCTGGTTTATTGTCATTAACATCAACGATTTCGATTAGTACTTTACAGTGCGCTGCTTTTGGGTTATGTCCCTTATCTTTAGCTTGTACTCGAAGTTCTATTGCACTGCTCTGTTCGTAATCTACATCACGCTGCACAGTTATTTCGCCAGTTTCGGGatttatcaaaaatgcattGACATCATTGTCACCATTGTGATTTACAATAGCATAAACGATTTCACTGTTTACGCCCTCGTCTATATCAACAGCTTGAACAGTTATTACGTGAGTTCCAGGAGCAGCATTCTCAATGATACGAGCTTTATACAAAGACTTGCTGAAGACAGGAATATTATCATTAACATCCGCAACGTTAACAACGATTTCTGTTGTACCAGACTTTGGAGGTTTTCCTCCATCTATAGCGGTCATCGTGAGCTGAATTACAGGCTGTTTCTCTCGGTCTAAAGCTTTCTGCAGTATTAACTCAACAGACACACTTTGCTCTCCTCCGCTCTGAACATCCAAAGAGAAATATTCATTCGGACTTAGCTTGTAGCTTTTTACCGAATTACTGCCAACATCTGCGTCAAAAGCGCTTGGTAACGGAAACCTCTCCCCTGGAATAGCAGATTCTGTGATATTCAAATTTGTTATTGATGTCCGAAATGATGGCGCATTATCATTAATATCAAGAACATTTACTTCAAACCTGTATATGTTTAATGGGGAGTTTATCATGCCTTCTACAGAAAGAGAACATTTCATATTCTGCTTGCATATCGCTTCTCTATCAATTCTTTCTCTGACATGAAGAATTCCAgattttatatttgtatcaaAATACCTCGTGTTGGGCCCCTGGACGACATGAAACCCTCGTACCTCAAGTTCCTGAACATTCAGATTAAAATCCTTAGCCAAATTCCCAACTGTAGTCCCTGGGTTTGCTTCCTCCATCACGGAATACACAATCTGCCCGCCTGCTATATTCCATAGCCGAAAGAAAAGATACAGTGAAACCCAAAAGCTACATTTTTGTTGTCCAGTGGATATCATTGCGTCCAAATCTTCTAGATATGACAAAACCACGGAAATCACATAGCATAGTCGCAAAGTAGCAATTCACAAGAAACCGCACGACAGATGTCTTCTGACACAATGGCGAACTGTGAACAAAGCCCTGCGCTCGTGTAGTCAGCTACGAAACCAGGAGGAGCTTATCTACGTTACAGAAATTATCTGTGCACAATGGAAGGCTGCTGACATCGTGCGGGCAACTGCAAACCAAACTATTtgcaaatttaaaaataatacttaTTAGATAAAAAagcataatttaaaaatatttttaaaagtgttcgATCTGAATTAAAACTTGGATTGCCAAAACAATGTAGCCTATCAACAACAGAAGCACTGACACCAATTGTTGTGCTCAGTAAGGATTATTAGACCGTAAACAaaatagttaaataaataaatagaaataaagtGAAATATTGAGCAAATTATAGAGCAGGTTACTCAAAACGTAAATATGTTAAGGGAGAAATATAATGCGAGAACATTCAAACTGTCAATGGCAAGCTTTGTGTTTTCAGGACCACGGACAGGGAATTTTGCAAAGTATGACAATTCAAGggttgtaaacagaattaattattttaggGGTAAATATATCCTTGTTTTTGAGATTTATGTAAAAAGTAATACCACGTCTGATAAACATGAGTGAGAGAAAGCTAAATTCAATGGcaccataaaaatatatttttactcaatttaatattttttcttaccTTCTCTTTATTTGGAAGTGTTTGTGTTCTGGTAAAAGTGTCTCCTCCATTAATACTGATCAATTCTGCATCTGCAGGCGGAAATGGCGCAGGGAAAACCACTACGTCACTCTTAAGTGTATCCGAGTTAAAGCACACGTCGTACTGCTGAGTGGATTTGGAGTAAGACCAGCTCCCGTCAGGGTGTGTGGTGATAATTGGGGTGCTGTACCTGCCCAAACTGCTGTCTGTTCTGTGACATTTCACAGCTATCAAACTGATGAGGCTCAATAAAAAGATGACGGACACAGACCCAATGGCGATCAGCAAAT from Misgurnus anguillicaudatus chromosome 16, ASM2758022v2, whole genome shotgun sequence carries:
- the LOC129421780 gene encoding protocadherin alpha-3 isoform X28, which produces MKCSLSVEGMINSPLNIYRFEVNVLDINDNAPSFRTSITNLNITESAIPGERFPLPSAFDADVGSNSVKSYKLSPNEYFSLDVQSGGEQSVSVELILQKALDREKQPVIQLTMTAIDGGKPPKSGTTEIVVNVADVNDNIPVFSKSLYKARIIENAAPGTHVITVQAVDIDEGVNSEIVYAIVNHNGDNDVNAFLINPETGEITVQRDVDYEQSSAIELRVQAKDKGHNPKAAHCKVLIEIVDVNDNKPEISVTSLVNTVKEDAPINTMVGMITITDNDSGKNGQVDLKLQGSVPFKVQNSFKNYYTLVVNGPLDRESAHAYNVTIIASDEGTPPLSSTSVITVHVSDVNDNAPRFPESVINVYVKENSQIGAVIYTVSALDPDVGDNARITYSLVESSKNGPVTSMININSDSGDIHSLQSFNYEEIKTFQFKVQATDSGVPPLSSNVTVNVFILDENDNSPGILAPYSEHGSVNTENIPYSAEAGYFVAKIRAVDADSGYNALLSYHVSEPKGNNLFRIGTSSGEIRTKRRMSDNDLKTHPLVILVCDNGEPSLSATVSIDVVVESASDVKTQFRHVPLKEESFSDLNLYLLIAIVSVSVIFLLSLISLIAVKCHRTDSSLGRYSTPMITTHPDGSWSYSKSTQQYDVCFNSDTLKSDVVVFPAPFPPADAELISINGGDTFTRTQTLPNKEKPKVPNTDWRYSASLRAGMQSSVHMEESSVMQGAHGVMVQNWPTVSSAADQEGGEVSPPIGAGVDSNSWHFRYGPPGGPPPHLKPGEVPPEAFIIPGSPAIISIRQGQDGDDKSDFISFGKKDEAKMKKKKKKKEKKDKRDKGKDDDD